The Paenibacillus tianjinensis genome has a window encoding:
- a CDS encoding GatB/YqeY domain-containing protein, translating to MNLSERLNEDMKQAMKSKDKFTLSTIRMVRSTIKYLEIDLKRTLDDNEVLDILSREIKQRKDALQEFESAGRDELAASTKAEIEIIIKYLPTQLSEEEIKVIVQQTIQETGASSKSDMGKVMSALMPKVKGRADGKLVNQAVLQFLQ from the coding sequence ATGAATCTTAGCGAACGATTGAACGAAGATATGAAGCAAGCGATGAAGAGTAAGGACAAGTTCACACTCTCCACCATTCGAATGGTTCGTTCTACGATAAAGTATCTTGAAATAGATTTGAAGAGAACATTAGACGACAACGAAGTGCTTGATATCCTTAGTCGTGAAATCAAACAGCGCAAAGATGCCCTCCAAGAATTTGAATCAGCGGGTCGCGACGAGCTTGCCGCGAGTACGAAGGCAGAAATCGAGATTATCATTAAGTATCTTCCTACGCAGCTTTCCGAAGAAGAAATTAAAGTAATTGTACAGCAGACCATCCAGGAAACCGGTGCTTCTTCGAAAAGTGATATGGGTAAGGTCATGAGCGCGCTGATGCCTAAAGTCAAAGGTCGCGCCGATGGTAAACTTGTGAACCAGGCGGTTCTGCAATTTCTGCAATAA
- the rpsU gene encoding 30S ribosomal protein S21, with protein MSETKVRKNETIDAALRRFKRSIAKDGVLAEVKKRKHYEKPSVKRKKKSEAARKRKF; from the coding sequence GTGTCTGAAACGAAAGTTCGTAAAAACGAGACAATTGATGCTGCACTTCGTCGCTTTAAACGTTCCATCGCTAAAGATGGTGTCTTGGCTGAGGTGAAGAAACGCAAGCATTATGAGAAGCCAAGCGTAAAGCGCAAGAAGAAGTCTGAGGCTGCTCGTAAGAGAAAGTTTTAG
- a CDS encoding histidine triad nucleotide-binding protein, whose product METVFSKIIEGTIPSKKVFENERILAFYDIEPAAPVHVLIIPKKFIASMNDVTPEDLPLIGEIHAVAQQIAIELGIAETGYRLINNCGPDSGQAVPHLHYHLLGGAKLGALVGTSASHA is encoded by the coding sequence ATGGAAACCGTCTTTAGCAAAATTATAGAGGGCACAATCCCTTCCAAAAAGGTTTTCGAGAACGAGCGGATTCTGGCGTTCTATGACATTGAGCCTGCTGCGCCAGTGCATGTGCTCATTATCCCGAAGAAATTCATCGCCTCGATGAATGATGTCACGCCGGAGGATTTGCCGCTGATCGGCGAGATTCATGCTGTGGCACAGCAGATTGCCATAGAGCTAGGCATTGCGGAAACCGGCTACCGGCTGATCAACAACTGCGGACCGGATAGCGGACAAGCCGTGCCTCACCTTCATTATCACCTGCTGGGCGGTGCCAAACTGGGCGCCCTTGTCGGCACTTCTGCTTCACATGCTTAG
- the yqfC gene encoding sporulation protein YqfC, giving the protein MTRIGRRLRGWTNGVLDLPQDVLQELPRITLIGNKELYIENHRGVLNFSSGQLTIALVNGSLEISGEGLMIRNILGQELAVEGIIGEIRYKGSEEKP; this is encoded by the coding sequence ATGACCCGTATCGGCCGCAGGCTGCGGGGATGGACAAACGGGGTACTGGATCTTCCGCAGGATGTGCTGCAGGAGTTGCCCCGGATCACCCTGATCGGCAATAAGGAGCTATACATTGAGAATCACCGCGGTGTGCTGAACTTTTCCTCTGGACAGCTTACGATCGCGTTAGTGAATGGTTCACTGGAAATTTCCGGGGAGGGGCTTATGATCCGGAACATACTCGGCCAGGAGCTGGCTGTTGAAGGCATTATCGGTGAAATCAGATATAAGGGAAGCGAGGAGAAACCATGA
- the floA gene encoding flotillin-like protein FloA (flotillin-like protein involved in membrane lipid rafts) — protein MGEASLIPILLIAVVVIIVLSVFFSFFPVMLWISAWASGVRISIITLVAMRLRRVTPSRIVNPLIKATKAGLGLNINQLESHYLAGGNVDRVVNALIAAQRADIPLEFTRAAAIDLAGRDVLLAVQMSVNPRVIETPIVAAVAKNGIEVKVKARVTVRANIDRLVGGAGEETIIARVGEGIVTTVGSSNSHKDVLENPDSISRTVLSKGLDSGTAFEILSIDIADVDVGKNIGAYLQTEQAEADKRIAQAKAEERRAMAVAHEQEMKARVVEMKALVVEAESQVPLAMAEALRGGQLGVMDYMNLKNIEADTQMRGSLGKFNDGDDSNRPTNK, from the coding sequence ATGGGTGAAGCGTCTTTGATTCCTATTTTGCTGATCGCGGTTGTCGTGATCATTGTTTTGAGTGTGTTCTTCAGCTTCTTCCCGGTTATGCTGTGGATTTCGGCATGGGCATCCGGTGTAAGAATCAGTATTATTACACTGGTGGCGATGAGGCTGCGCCGGGTAACTCCGAGCCGGATTGTCAATCCTCTGATTAAGGCAACGAAGGCCGGATTAGGCCTTAATATCAATCAGCTGGAGAGCCATTACCTGGCCGGCGGTAACGTTGACCGGGTTGTTAATGCGCTTATCGCCGCCCAGCGGGCCGATATTCCGCTGGAGTTCACGCGGGCTGCTGCGATTGATCTGGCGGGACGTGACGTGCTCCTGGCTGTACAAATGAGTGTTAATCCGCGTGTCATTGAGACGCCGATTGTCGCTGCGGTTGCCAAGAACGGGATCGAAGTGAAGGTTAAAGCACGTGTAACAGTCCGGGCTAATATCGACCGTCTGGTCGGCGGTGCGGGTGAGGAAACAATTATTGCACGTGTCGGTGAAGGGATTGTCACTACGGTAGGTTCAAGTAATTCTCATAAGGACGTGCTGGAGAACCCGGATTCGATTTCACGGACCGTTCTGTCGAAAGGCCTCGACTCCGGTACCGCATTTGAGATTCTCTCGATCGATATTGCGGATGTCGATGTCGGCAAGAATATCGGTGCTTATCTGCAGACGGAGCAGGCAGAAGCAGACAAACGTATTGCACAGGCTAAGGCGGAAGAACGCAGAGCAATGGCGGTGGCCCATGAACAGGAAATGAAGGCCCGGGTCGTTGAGATGAAGGCGCTGGTCGTAGAAGCCGAATCCCAGGTACCGCTGGCTATGGCGGAAGCGCTGCGTGGCGGACAGCTTGGCGTTATGGATTACATGAATCTCAAGAATATCGAGGCCGACACGCAGATGCGCGGCTCGCTCGGTAAATTCAATGATGGGGACGATTCGAACCGTCCGACCAATAAATAA
- a CDS encoding AAA family ATPase, protein MKPILLKLSGLQSYREQQEIDFASLTETGLFGIFGPTGSGKSSLLDAITLAMYGKVERAVNGTQGIMNHSEDQLSVAFTFELTSSAGPIRYRVERKFKRTGEQSVSNTISRFIQVTEDGDHVMADKLADVTRCVEEHIGLKMDDFTRAVVLPQGKFAEFLSLRGVDRRQMLQRLFHLEQYGDQLALKLSRRVKDNEAALRALEAEQQGLGSAGKADVEAAAVRLQEAVRRAAECRKLLEAAQQRSERFAKIRELQEERSRREAQRQALLAQEESIVLLEQKLGKAEEAEQRLPALNAWRSAEAAWKSRLARAEGQELLAASAEREAAGLAAAEAAAQAALLAEEPALRQGEGTYRRALELEAELSGLRRERAEVLARRDMASGGLAASQERMARERELLARGQKKQQELQQSLQPLAVRSQERQSLQEAMQRLQGLRSAETQWDSAERERQGRAAVLAAAEARAAAAESRRQELAAQRGGLVAAAALHLEDLRAAEAAAGEAAVRLEQHGGALEAALKDQELHRLSLALAGELQAGLPCPVCGSPHHPSPASSQDDGEREELEGRLQQVRLLARRALETRHLFHSLLEQDAAWLEQVYGEGMQGSPAESPAAVALEQKGAAGAGSAQSLAEVPDENLMDELESRLTAGKARSGGLRSGALEWQRVLQEQQQLCHKEAAAVQAESAWVQGLAARAEELNVQLGVLRQEWTTLFPEMALNEAEDAYRAMLAKDEQSEEIRGRLEISVKFLEEKSSAVQGLQEEIAGLDKELTHLHAQLEGKEVLEREKEQRLFQWTGGRPAAGLLAECEQKLQKLQSALEHTRQSHRQAAEKAQHELKEAAIARQAADSAHEHYTEAAFRWEESLQSSPFASASEVEAAALPPEERSAAAAHVRSHREAEAEVNLQLRSIEDKLQGAVLSSEEWLESQTALQRCKEEDEESLQHRARAERDLEDLQHRHVRWMELEGQRVEHAALQDRLSKLQAVLRGNAFVEYIAEEQLMQVCQAASQRLRFLSKQRYALEVDSGGGFVIRDDGNGGVRRPVSTLSGGETFLTSLSLALALSAQIQLRGQYPLQFFFLDEGFGTLDPELLDTVITSLERLHNDQLAVGIISHVPELRARLPRKLIVVPAEQGGGGSHILLEKM, encoded by the coding sequence TTGAAGCCGATTCTATTGAAGCTCTCGGGGCTTCAGAGTTACAGGGAACAGCAGGAGATTGATTTTGCCAGCCTGACCGAAACTGGGCTGTTCGGAATCTTCGGCCCGACGGGCAGCGGCAAGTCCAGTCTGCTGGATGCCATTACGCTGGCGATGTACGGCAAGGTGGAACGCGCCGTCAACGGTACGCAAGGCATTATGAATCATTCCGAAGACCAGCTCAGCGTAGCATTCACCTTTGAACTTACTTCCTCGGCAGGTCCCATCCGCTATCGGGTGGAGCGGAAGTTCAAGCGGACCGGAGAACAGTCGGTCAGCAATACCATTAGCCGCTTTATTCAGGTCACTGAGGACGGCGACCATGTCATGGCTGACAAGCTGGCTGACGTTACCCGTTGTGTAGAGGAGCATATCGGACTCAAAATGGATGACTTTACCCGGGCGGTAGTGCTGCCGCAGGGTAAATTTGCTGAATTCCTGTCGCTGCGGGGTGTGGACCGCAGACAGATGCTCCAGCGGCTCTTTCATCTGGAGCAATACGGGGATCAGCTGGCTCTTAAGCTCAGCCGCAGGGTCAAGGACAATGAGGCGGCGCTGCGAGCACTGGAGGCGGAGCAGCAGGGGCTGGGCAGCGCCGGTAAAGCGGATGTCGAGGCAGCGGCAGTACGGCTGCAGGAAGCGGTCCGGCGCGCGGCGGAATGCCGTAAGCTGCTGGAGGCTGCCCAGCAGCGCTCCGAGCGCTTCGCGAAGATCCGCGAGCTGCAGGAGGAGCGTTCCCGCCGCGAAGCGCAGCGGCAGGCACTGCTGGCCCAGGAGGAGAGTATCGTCCTCCTGGAGCAGAAGCTCGGCAAGGCTGAAGAAGCCGAGCAGCGGCTGCCTGCGCTGAATGCCTGGCGCAGCGCAGAGGCCGCCTGGAAGAGCCGGCTGGCCCGGGCGGAGGGCCAGGAGCTGCTAGCCGCTTCCGCGGAGCGGGAAGCGGCGGGGCTTGCCGCGGCCGAAGCTGCGGCGCAGGCTGCGCTGCTGGCGGAGGAGCCGGCCCTCCGGCAGGGGGAGGGCACCTACCGCCGTGCGCTCGAGCTCGAAGCCGAGCTCAGCGGGCTGCGGCGGGAGCGCGCCGAGGTGCTGGCGCGCCGTGATATGGCCTCCGGCGGGCTGGCCGCCTCGCAGGAGCGCATGGCCCGGGAGCGGGAGCTTTTGGCCCGCGGCCAAAAGAAGCAGCAGGAGCTGCAGCAGAGTCTGCAGCCGCTTGCCGTCCGCTCCCAGGAGCGGCAGTCTCTGCAGGAAGCGATGCAGAGACTGCAGGGGCTTCGCTCTGCCGAGACCCAGTGGGACTCGGCGGAGCGTGAGCGCCAGGGCCGCGCGGCGGTGCTCGCGGCGGCCGAAGCGCGTGCTGCCGCCGCCGAGTCCCGGCGGCAGGAGCTGGCAGCGCAGCGCGGCGGGCTGGTCGCCGCGGCCGCGCTGCACCTGGAGGACCTGCGGGCTGCGGAAGCCGCCGCAGGAGAGGCCGCCGTGCGCCTGGAGCAGCACGGCGGCGCGCTGGAAGCCGCGCTGAAAGACCAGGAGCTTCACCGGCTCTCGCTTGCGCTTGCCGGTGAGCTCCAGGCTGGCCTGCCTTGCCCGGTCTGCGGCAGCCCCCATCATCCTTCGCCTGCGTCCTCCCAGGACGACGGCGAACGGGAAGAGCTGGAAGGCAGGCTCCAGCAAGTCCGCCTGCTGGCAAGACGGGCGCTGGAGACGCGCCACCTGTTTCACAGCCTGCTGGAGCAGGACGCGGCATGGCTGGAGCAGGTCTACGGCGAAGGTATGCAAGGCAGTCCGGCGGAATCTCCGGCGGCTGTGGCTCTGGAGCAGAAGGGAGCTGCGGGTGCCGGGTCTGCACAATCCCTTGCGGAGGTTCCGGATGAGAATCTGATGGATGAGCTGGAGTCTAGGCTGACTGCAGGCAAAGCCCGTTCAGGCGGGCTGCGCAGCGGTGCGCTGGAGTGGCAGCGGGTCCTGCAGGAGCAGCAGCAGCTATGCCATAAGGAGGCCGCAGCTGTGCAGGCTGAATCTGCATGGGTACAGGGGCTGGCAGCCAGGGCGGAGGAGCTGAATGTCCAGTTAGGTGTCTTGCGTCAGGAATGGACCACGCTGTTCCCCGAGATGGCACTGAATGAAGCAGAGGATGCCTACCGCGCGATGCTGGCCAAGGATGAGCAGTCCGAAGAGATCAGAGGACGGCTGGAGATCAGCGTGAAATTCCTGGAGGAGAAGAGCTCGGCTGTGCAGGGACTTCAGGAAGAAATCGCTGGTCTGGACAAGGAGCTGACGCATTTACACGCACAGCTTGAAGGCAAAGAAGTCCTGGAGCGCGAGAAAGAGCAGCGCCTGTTCCAGTGGACAGGCGGCCGTCCTGCGGCTGGTTTGCTTGCGGAATGTGAGCAGAAGCTGCAGAAGCTGCAGTCTGCGCTGGAGCACACCAGACAGAGTCACCGCCAGGCTGCGGAGAAGGCACAGCATGAGCTGAAGGAAGCTGCCATTGCCCGGCAGGCGGCAGATTCAGCTCACGAGCACTACACCGAGGCTGCATTCCGCTGGGAGGAGAGCCTGCAGTCTTCTCCGTTTGCCTCGGCCTCCGAGGTGGAAGCGGCAGCTTTGCCGCCGGAAGAACGGAGTGCCGCCGCTGCACATGTGCGGAGTCATCGCGAGGCTGAGGCCGAGGTGAACCTGCAGCTGCGCAGCATTGAAGACAAACTGCAGGGTGCAGTGCTCAGCAGTGAGGAATGGCTGGAGAGTCAGACCGCCCTTCAGCGGTGCAAAGAGGAGGATGAGGAGTCGCTGCAGCACCGGGCGCGCGCCGAGCGCGATCTGGAAGATTTGCAGCACCGTCATGTTCGCTGGATGGAGCTGGAAGGCCAGCGGGTGGAACATGCCGCGCTTCAGGACCGCTTGTCCAAGCTGCAGGCCGTGCTGCGCGGTAATGCCTTCGTTGAATATATCGCCGAGGAGCAGCTGATGCAGGTATGCCAAGCCGCGTCACAGCGGCTGCGTTTCCTGAGCAAGCAGCGGTATGCGCTGGAGGTCGATTCGGGAGGCGGCTTTGTCATCCGGGATGACGGGAACGGAGGCGTGAGACGTCCGGTTTCCACGTTGTCCGGCGGCGAGACGTTCCTGACCTCACTCTCGCTGGCGCTTGCTTTATCGGCACAGATCCAGCTGCGGGGGCAGTATCCGCTGCAATTCTTCTTCCTGGATGAAGGCTTCGGCACACTTGATCCGGAGCTGCTGGATACCGTCATTACTTCTCTGGAGAGATTGCATAATGATCAGCTGGCCGTCGGTATCATCAGCCATGTTCCCGAGCTTCGGGCACGGCTGCCGCGCAAGCTGATTGTTGTTCCTGCTGAGCAGGGCGGCGGGGGTTCGCACATTCTCTTGGAAAAAATGTGA
- a CDS encoding NfeD family protein, with the protein MPVLTGANGAAAPAGAADSGAQETKSGPVFIIPVDQEIERGLQSFLERGFGEAASYGAVLIVLEIDTPGGLVDSAEQIGTLVRDSDIPTAAYIKGDAASAGSYIALNADTIIMKPGSMIGAASLVDRNGNHVDDAKMVSYWKSKMVGAAALNGRDPDIAAGMMDVNLVVNKPELGVNKTAGQIIALTSDEALKAGYAEHLAGTPEDAVSWLGYSTEDIFYVKHTGAEKMSQFLTNPVVMTILLFIGIAGIVIEMLIPGFGAPGIIGTLAFALYFFGNYVAGFAGAETWLLFILGLVMLVLELFVPSFGILGLLGSVCLVAGVVRAAFSYTHALLNLGIAFAAAAVVIVIVAVIFKERRIWNRFILRDSLTKEEGFVPVLEKLNLLGAAGVSITPLRPAGTAMVGGERVDVVTEGSFINSGRPISVIKVEGGRVVVKESAE; encoded by the coding sequence ATGCCGGTTCTGACTGGAGCTAACGGAGCGGCAGCCCCGGCAGGTGCAGCAGATTCAGGAGCCCAAGAAACTAAGAGCGGACCTGTGTTTATTATTCCGGTAGACCAGGAGATTGAACGCGGACTGCAGAGCTTTCTGGAGCGTGGTTTTGGCGAGGCGGCAAGCTACGGGGCTGTTCTGATTGTGCTGGAGATTGATACACCGGGGGGACTTGTTGACTCTGCCGAGCAAATAGGTACGCTGGTCAGAGACAGCGATATTCCAACGGCTGCTTACATTAAGGGCGACGCCGCATCTGCGGGCAGTTACATAGCGCTGAATGCGGATACCATTATCATGAAGCCCGGAAGCATGATCGGAGCGGCATCGCTGGTTGATAGGAACGGAAACCACGTGGATGATGCCAAAATGGTCTCCTACTGGAAATCCAAAATGGTAGGAGCAGCCGCGCTGAACGGCCGTGATCCCGACATTGCCGCAGGGATGATGGATGTTAATCTGGTGGTGAACAAACCTGAGCTTGGCGTGAACAAAACCGCAGGGCAGATCATTGCTTTGACCAGTGATGAAGCGCTGAAAGCCGGATATGCTGAACATTTGGCGGGTACACCGGAGGATGCTGTGAGCTGGCTTGGGTATTCTACGGAAGATATTTTTTATGTAAAGCATACCGGTGCGGAGAAAATGTCGCAGTTTCTCACCAATCCGGTTGTGATGACCATCCTGCTCTTTATCGGGATTGCCGGAATTGTCATTGAAATGCTGATACCGGGATTTGGTGCTCCGGGGATTATCGGAACGCTGGCCTTTGCCCTTTATTTCTTCGGCAACTATGTTGCCGGCTTCGCAGGGGCCGAGACCTGGCTGCTGTTCATTCTGGGGCTTGTAATGCTCGTTCTGGAGCTGTTTGTCCCTAGCTTTGGGATACTGGGTCTGCTCGGTTCAGTCTGCCTTGTGGCAGGCGTAGTGCGGGCAGCCTTCAGCTATACTCATGCCCTGCTCAACCTTGGGATTGCCTTTGCGGCGGCAGCGGTGGTAATTGTGATTGTCGCAGTAATCTTTAAGGAGCGGAGAATCTGGAACCGATTTATTCTACGGGACAGTCTGACCAAGGAAGAGGGATTTGTGCCTGTACTGGAAAAGCTGAACCTTCTTGGAGCAGCAGGCGTGAGTATCACTCCGCTTCGTCCGGCAGGAACTGCCATGGTCGGCGGAGAACGTGTAGATGTGGTTACTGAAGGCAGCTTTATCAATTCGGGCAGGCCCATTTCGGTCATCAAAGTAGAGGGCGGGCGCGTGGTGGTAAAGGAATCGGCGGAATAA
- the ltrA gene encoding group II intron reverse transcriptase/maturase, with the protein MRSHEVQRQQNISQESLRQREAVKPPGYAGAPSSSSAQIAPSSREAESNLLERMLEGDNLRLAYKRVVQNGGAPGVDNVTVANLQAYLKTHWESVKAELLAGAYRPASVKRVEIPKPGGGVRLLGIPTVMDRFLQQALLQVMNPIFDAEFSWYSYGFRPGKSAHDAVKQAQRYIQSGLRWVIDLDLEKFFDRINHDMLMARVARKVIDKRVLILIRAYLNAGVMVNGKLERSREGTPQGGPLSPLLANILLDDLDKELAGRGLRFVRYADDCNIFVASKRAGERVMESVSRFVEGKLKLKVNRDKSAVARPWHRKFLGFSFLSQKQATIRLAPKTISRFKERIRELTNRTWSISMEERIRQVNRYVMGWLGYFHLASAKKHLQTLDQWIRRRLRMCLWKQWKRVRTRIRELRALGVPEWACFTMANSRRGAWEMSRNTNNALPTSYWEGKGLKSLLSRYLELC; encoded by the coding sequence ATGCGTTCGCATGAAGTGCAAAGACAGCAGAATATCTCGCAAGAGAGCTTACGGCAAAGAGAAGCGGTGAAGCCGCCAGGGTATGCCGGAGCGCCGAGTTCTTCGTCGGCACAAATCGCCCCTTCCTCTCGCGAAGCAGAGAGCAACTTGCTGGAGCGAATGCTCGAAGGAGACAACCTTCGGCTCGCGTATAAACGAGTGGTACAAAACGGAGGAGCGCCCGGTGTGGACAATGTAACGGTAGCGAATCTACAAGCTTATTTGAAAACACATTGGGAATCGGTGAAAGCCGAACTTCTAGCGGGGGCTTACAGACCTGCGTCAGTCAAACGGGTGGAAATCCCCAAACCCGGAGGCGGTGTAAGGCTACTAGGCATCCCAACCGTTATGGACCGTTTTCTCCAGCAGGCGCTTCTACAAGTCATGAACCCGATCTTTGACGCAGAGTTCTCCTGGTATAGCTATGGCTTTCGACCGGGGAAAAGTGCACATGACGCCGTGAAACAAGCGCAAAGATATATCCAAAGTGGCCTCCGGTGGGTCATAGACCTCGATCTGGAGAAATTCTTTGACCGGATAAACCACGACATGCTGATGGCAAGAGTGGCGCGGAAAGTGATAGACAAAAGAGTACTGATCCTGATTCGTGCGTATCTGAACGCCGGAGTTATGGTGAACGGAAAGCTGGAACGTAGCCGGGAAGGAACGCCCCAAGGCGGTCCGCTCAGTCCGCTTTTGGCAAACATTCTACTGGACGATCTGGATAAGGAATTGGCCGGACGCGGGCTGCGTTTTGTACGCTATGCGGACGACTGTAATATCTTTGTGGCGAGTAAACGAGCGGGCGAACGGGTCATGGAATCGGTTAGCCGATTTGTAGAAGGAAAGCTGAAACTGAAAGTGAACCGGGATAAAAGTGCGGTAGCAAGACCGTGGCACCGAAAGTTCTTAGGTTTCAGTTTCCTGAGTCAGAAGCAGGCAACGATTCGATTAGCTCCGAAAACAATCTCGCGATTCAAGGAAAGAATCCGTGAACTAACGAATCGAACGTGGTCCATTTCCATGGAAGAGCGAATTCGCCAAGTGAACCGGTATGTGATGGGGTGGCTTGGCTATTTCCATCTGGCGTCGGCGAAGAAACACCTCCAAACGCTGGACCAATGGATTCGGAGGAGGCTGCGAATGTGCCTGTGGAAACAATGGAAACGAGTGCGCACACGAATCCGCGAACTCCGGGCGCTTGGGGTGCCCGAGTGGGCCTGTTTCACAATGGCAAACTCACGGCGAGGCGCATGGGAAATGTCCCGGAACACAAATAATGCCCTTCCCACTTCCTACTGGGAAGGGAAAGGGCTGAAAAGTTTGCTTTCACGTTACTTGGAGCTTTGTTAA